A region from the Spirochaetae bacterium HGW-Spirochaetae-1 genome encodes:
- a CDS encoding response regulator — MNDTFLIIEDNEQNFYMMRFLLEKHGFTIIGAENGRLGIEMALRHKPRAILLDIQLPEMDGYAVAAELKRHNELSGIPIIAVTSYAMVGDREQILAAGATGYIEKPINPETFVDEIIHYLPDKE; from the coding sequence ATGAACGATACATTTTTGATAATTGAAGACAATGAACAGAATTTTTATATGATGCGCTTTCTGCTGGAGAAACATGGATTCACAATCATCGGTGCGGAAAACGGAAGGTTGGGAATCGAAATGGCATTGCGCCACAAACCACGGGCGATATTGCTGGACATCCAGCTGCCCGAAATGGACGGGTATGCGGTCGCGGCGGAGTTAAAAAGACACAATGAGTTATCGGGCATTCCCATTATTGCGGTGACTTCCTATGCTATGGTAGGCGACCGGGAACAGATTCTGGCTGCAGGGGCCACCGGTTATATCGAAAAGCCCATCAACCCTGAAACATTTGTGGATGAAATTATTCATTACCTTCCTGATAAAGAGTGA